One Cotesia glomerata isolate CgM1 linkage group LG8, MPM_Cglom_v2.3, whole genome shotgun sequence genomic window carries:
- the LOC123270414 gene encoding uncharacterized protein LOC123270414: MSKRIRSVNCCNPFNESHKKGVKDLRKFPDEDRWKFPDLDDTSMLCVRCRFRVKEYIPPASEEEEIISSQISVESLSISAEICTQGSSLSRTVSNFSDNLCDYNDHSLERFLKIPLIEKDRLYSEKNYGVKKLDESYAALENKFQSQFGIVPESTYRKINQDHCSMIAKVKKLYNAESDKSIKKKLLSILPDSWEVSRIASEFNCSREMVLNLKNDIIESENVDLDSGEMTTNTLNPTKVPGNQPLKLDVKKLVIDFCESEENSKQLAGMKDFKSVKDCDGNRTRVQKKLILCNLK, encoded by the exons ATGAGTAAACGTATACGGTCAGTAAATTGTTGTAATCCATTCAATGAGTCAC ataaaaaaggagttaaagatttaagaaaatttcccGACGAAGATCGTTGGAAATTTCCTGACTTAGATGACACTTCAATGTTATGTGTGCGTTGTCGATTCCGTGTCAAAGAATATATTCCGCCAGCATCAGAGGAAGAGGAAATTATTTCAAGTCAAATTAGTGTTGAAAGTCTGAGTATATCAGCTGAAATTTGTACTCAAGGAAGCAGTTTATCTCGAACTGTCAGTAATTTTAGCGACAATCTATGTGATTACAATGATCATTCTTTAgagcgatttttgaaaattcctcttattgaaaaagacag gttatattctgaaaaaaattatggagtaAAAAAACTTGATGAGAGCTATGCTGCCCTAGAGAATAAGTTCCAATCACAATTTGGAATAGTACCTGAATCTACCTACAGAAAGATTAATCAAGATCATTGTTCCATGATAGCTAAAGTGAAGAAATTATATAACGCTGAAAGtgacaa atcaataaaaaagaagcTGCTTTCAATTTTACCCGACAGTTGGGAAGTCAGTCGTATAGCATCTGAATTTAACTGTTCTCGAGAAATGGTACTGaatcttaaaaatgatatcaTTGAATCTGAGAATGTTGATTTAGACTCTGGTGAAATGACTACTAATACTTTGAATCCCACAAAAGTTCCAGGCAATCAGCCGCTTAAGTTAGATGTAAAAAAACTTGTCATTGATTTTTGTGAAAGCGAAGAAAACTCGAAACAATTAGCGGGCATGAAAGATTTTAAATCTGTGAAGGATTGTGATGGAAATCGAACTAGGgtacaaaaaaagttgattctttgtaatttaaaataa
- the LOC123270766 gene encoding uncharacterized protein LOC123270766 isoform X1 encodes MLRRNNVLFLGLSESSSDSSSERLTDDMKRVQNICNSLANNVGFLSCSRIDHIISNSGEKEEINSYTSDEPFDCARPHRTTEGGAETSPSTTSGEDSSWGEEFENCHSKWSTDHSSGSSNYFSVDSENNNSINLRSSGLTLYYQNVRGLNSKLDQIYSKSFMAEYDLFAFSETWLKSGVFDNEIFNNNYSVFRCDRREEFRRSGGGVLIACRNSLNVAPLKFNNILKEFLQIEIVGIQIINHGLKIHLVTIYIPPDLPAQIYSDILELLSSDPVIDAGALVLLGDFNSPYFSDSLNGGLDMKADILINFSLLNNLNQFNDVLNINGRILDLVFSSVDCLVVEEQSPVVKLDTYHPALRILVSASVVRNRYPLKKPLGNYNFHKMDRLHLISELKLISWEPLHDLHSPNEKCKYLYNSLDSAFSKSIPSITNLTYRPSKYPPWFTSDIINDCKAKEQSRRKLNMDKSYNNSQQYKHFRKTLKVKIKSAYNNYIKRTEDKLISDPKSFWNYIKSKKNCSQFPSSFLLDGIYVDDSEIIANSFAKFFSSVYEKFDDDVFFCLTVNNRVLLGGIELPTELDIMRCINKLPNKMSSGLDGIPCKVVKDCSSALILPLKIIFHDCLTKGIFPDMWKTSKVCPIHKSGDKSLIDNYRPVSIIPAFARIFEMILYEHLLSYFTPYITPSQHGFLKRRSVVTNLLPYTQFISDNISNGKQVDVIHTDFSKAFDKVDIHILIDKLVDLDIPGQLVNLMISYLSNRKNYVLFNGYLSHVFYSTSGVPQGSNLGPLLFIIFINDVGFLLSVYIDLFADDAKIYHVIRNSNDCEFLQYNLNIFASWCMDNKLFLNKTKCKIISFHKSNCLILFDYTIDSKTLDRVQTVNDLGITFDYQLTFYDHYTNLVRSTTKILGFVIRSSKKFKNLNAVKALYISLVRSRLEYASVVWSPTYKKQISLIEKVQRKFVKYFLFKKYGVYPDRGNDYLAMCAETNLLTLEERRICASVLIMTSILSNNIECPRFLEIIPIQVPQRLLRSDQLFYPPKIKNNFTSSSPLYRMINACNIIVRQSNNFDLLESSSSISPSALASLVVNTR; translated from the exons ATGCTCAGAAGAAATAACGTCTTATTCCTTGGATTAAGTGAATCTTCTTCAGATTCTTCGTCGGAGCGACTAACAGATGATATGAAACGAGTGCAGAATATCTGTAACAGTCTGGCAAATAATGTTGGGTTTTTATCCTGCTCCAGAATTG ATCATATCATCTCTAATTCTggagaaaaagaagaaatcaaTTCCTACACTTCCGATGAACCTTTCGATTGTGCAAGACCGCACAGAACTACAGAGGGAGGAGCAGAAACTAGTCCGTCAACAACTTCTGGAGAGGACAGCAGCTGGGGAGAAGAATTTGAGAATTGTCACTCGAAATGGTCAACCGACCATAGTTCAGGATCGTCGAACTATTTCAGCGTCGACTCCGAGAATAACAACAGCATAAACCTTAGATCTTCAGGCCTAACATTATACTATCAGAATGTTAGGGGATTAAATTCTAAGCTGGATCAAATTTATAGTAAAAGTTTTATGGCTGAGTATGACCTTTTTGCTTTCTCTGAAACATGGCTTAAATCTGGTGTTtttgataatgaaatttttaataataattattctgttTTTAGATGTGATAGACGGGAGGAGTTCAGGAGGTCGGGTGGAGGTGTACTAATTGCCTGCAGGAATTCTCTTAATGTAGCACctttaaagtttaataatatCCTTAAAGAATTCCTCCAGATTGAGATAGTAGGTATTCAAATCATTAATCATGGTCTTAAAATTCACTTAGTGACTATATATATTCCACCTGATCTGCCTGCACAAATCTATTCTGACATCCTTGAGCTTCTCTCGTCTGACCCTGTCATAGATGCTGGAGCACTGGTACTTTTGGGTGATTTCAATTCTCCGTATTTTTCTGACTCTCTTAATGGTGGTCTGGATATGAAGGCTGACATACTCATTAATTTCTCCCtactaaacaatttaaatcaGTTCAATGATGTTTTGAACATCAATGGTAGAATACTTGACTTAGTGTTTTCATCGGTGGATTGCTTAGTTGTGGAGGAACAATCGCCTGTGGTAAAACTTGATACTTATCATCCGGCGTTGAGGATACTTGTCTCTGCTAGCGTGGTAAGAAATAGATACCCTCTGAAAAAGCCGCtaggtaattataattttcataaaatggACAGATTGCATCTTATATCGGAACTTAAACTTATAAGTTGGGAACCATTACACGATCTTCATTCTCCgaatgaaaaatgtaaatatctTTACAATAGTTTAGATTCGGCATTCTCTAAATCTATACCTAGCATTACTAATCTAACATACAGGCCATCCAAATATCCTCCTTGGTTTACCTCTGACATCATTAATGACTGTAAGGCCAAAGAACAATCTCGTCGTAAACTTAATATGGATAAATCTTATAACAACTCTCAACAATATAAGCATTTCAGAAAAActctaaaagtaaaaattaaatcagcatataataattacataaaacgTACTGAGGATAAACTAATTTCGGATCCCAAGTCATTTTGGAATTATATtaagtctaaaaaaaattgcagtcAATTTCCCAGTAGCTTTTTATTAGATGGTATCTATGTAGATGATTCTGAAATAATTGCTAACTCTTTTGCCAAATTTTTCAGTagtgtatatgaaaaatttgatgatGATGTGTTCTTTTGTCTTACAGTCAATAACAGAGTACTTTTGGGTGGTATTGAGTTACCTACTGAGCTTGATATAATGCGGTGTATAAATAAACTTCCCAATAAAATGTCATCGGGACTAGATGGTATCCCTTGTAAAGTAGTAAAGGATTGTTCCAGTGCATTAATCCTAcctctaaaaattatcttccATGACTGTCTTACTAAGGGTATTTTTCCTGACATGTGGAAAACTTCCAAAGTATGTCCAATTCACAAATCCGGGGATAAGTCACTTATTGATAATTACAGACCTGTCTCAATCATACCTGCATTTGCTAGGatttttgaaatgattttatatgAACATTTACTTTCATACTTTACTCCATATATTACACCTTCACAACATGGCTTCCTGAAGAGAAGGTCTGTGGTAACGAATCTGCTTCCATACACTCAATTTATTTCAGATAATATTTCGAATGGGAAACAGGTTGATGTTATACACACGGACTTCTCTAAAGCCTTTGATAAGGTGGATATTCATATACTTATTGACAAATTAGTAGATCTTGACATCCCCGGACAGCTAGTCAACTTAATGATATCATATCtctcaaatagaaaaaattatgtacttTTTAATGGTTATCTATCTCATGTATTCTATTCAACGTCTGGAGTTCCGCAAGGATCTAATCTTGGTCcgttattgtttattatatttattaatgacgTTGGATTCTTGCTATCGGTTTACATTGATCTATTTGCTGATGATGCCAAGATCTATCATGTCATACGCAATTCCAATGATTGTGAATTCTTACAATATAATCTGAATATATTTGCCAGTTGGTGTATggataataaactttttctaAACAAGACTAAGtgtaaaataatatcatttcACAAATCTaactgtttaattttatttgattacaCTATTGACAGCAAGACTTTAGATAGGGTCCAAACAGTTAATGATCTAGGCATAACTTTTGACTACCAGTTAACTTTCTATGATCATTACACAAATCTTGTACGTTCAACGACTAAAATTCTCGGTTTTGTGATTCGgtcttccaaaaaatttaagaacCTGAATGCCGTTAAAGCCCTTTATATATCACTTGTTAGATCAAGATTAGAATATGCATCTGTAGTGTGGTCACCAACTTATAAAAAGCAAATCAGTCTCATTGAAAAAGTCCAGAGAAAATTCGtcaaatactttttatttaaaaaatatggagTTTATCCTGATAGGGGAAATGATTACCTGGCCATGTGTGCAGAGACAAATCTTTTAACGTTGGAAGAAAGAAGGATCTGTGCTTCTGTACTTATTATGACGAGCATTCTGTCTAATAATATAGAATGTCCCAGATTCCTTGAAATTATACCTATACAAGTACCTCAAAGATTACTACGCTCTGATCAGCTTTTCTATccaccaaaaattaaaaataatttcacttCATCATCACCATTATATAGAATGATTAATGCATGTAACATTATTGTACGTCAAAGTAATAATTTTGACCTGCTTGAGTCTTCTTCATCAATTAGTCCCAGTGCCCTTGCATCACTGGTAGTTAACACTAGATGA
- the LOC123270766 gene encoding uncharacterized protein LOC123270766 isoform X2 — translation MLRRNNVLFLGLSESSSDSSSERLTDDMKRVQNICNSLANNVGFLSCSRIDHIISNSGEKEEINSYTSDEPFDCARPHRTTEGGAETSPSTTSGEDSSWGEEFENCHSKWSTDHSSGSSNYFSVDSENNNSINLRSSGLTLYYQNVRGLNSKLDQIYSKSFMAECDRREEFRRSGGGVLIACRNSLNVAPLKFNNILKEFLQIEIVGIQIINHGLKIHLVTIYIPPDLPAQIYSDILELLSSDPVIDAGALVLLGDFNSPYFSDSLNGGLDMKADILINFSLLNNLNQFNDVLNINGRILDLVFSSVDCLVVEEQSPVVKLDTYHPALRILVSASVVRNRYPLKKPLGNYNFHKMDRLHLISELKLISWEPLHDLHSPNEKCKYLYNSLDSAFSKSIPSITNLTYRPSKYPPWFTSDIINDCKAKEQSRRKLNMDKSYNNSQQYKHFRKTLKVKIKSAYNNYIKRTEDKLISDPKSFWNYIKSKKNCSQFPSSFLLDGIYVDDSEIIANSFAKFFSSVYEKFDDDVFFCLTVNNRVLLGGIELPTELDIMRCINKLPNKMSSGLDGIPCKVVKDCSSALILPLKIIFHDCLTKGIFPDMWKTSKVCPIHKSGDKSLIDNYRPVSIIPAFARIFEMILYEHLLSYFTPYITPSQHGFLKRRSVVTNLLPYTQFISDNISNGKQVDVIHTDFSKAFDKVDIHILIDKLVDLDIPGQLVNLMISYLSNRKNYVLFNGYLSHVFYSTSGVPQGSNLGPLLFIIFINDVGFLLSVYIDLFADDAKIYHVIRNSNDCEFLQYNLNIFASWCMDNKLFLNKTKCKIISFHKSNCLILFDYTIDSKTLDRVQTVNDLGITFDYQLTFYDHYTNLVRSTTKILGFVIRSSKKFKNLNAVKALYISLVRSRLEYASVVWSPTYKKQISLIEKVQRKFVKYFLFKKYGVYPDRGNDYLAMCAETNLLTLEERRICASVLIMTSILSNNIECPRFLEIIPIQVPQRLLRSDQLFYPPKIKNNFTSSSPLYRMINACNIIVRQSNNFDLLESSSSISPSALASLVVNTR, via the exons ATGCTCAGAAGAAATAACGTCTTATTCCTTGGATTAAGTGAATCTTCTTCAGATTCTTCGTCGGAGCGACTAACAGATGATATGAAACGAGTGCAGAATATCTGTAACAGTCTGGCAAATAATGTTGGGTTTTTATCCTGCTCCAGAATTG ATCATATCATCTCTAATTCTggagaaaaagaagaaatcaaTTCCTACACTTCCGATGAACCTTTCGATTGTGCAAGACCGCACAGAACTACAGAGGGAGGAGCAGAAACTAGTCCGTCAACAACTTCTGGAGAGGACAGCAGCTGGGGAGAAGAATTTGAGAATTGTCACTCGAAATGGTCAACCGACCATAGTTCAGGATCGTCGAACTATTTCAGCGTCGACTCCGAGAATAACAACAGCATAAACCTTAGATCTTCAGGCCTAACATTATACTATCAGAATGTTAGGGGATTAAATTCTAAGCTGGATCAAATTTATAGTAAAAGTTTTATGGCTGA ATGTGATAGACGGGAGGAGTTCAGGAGGTCGGGTGGAGGTGTACTAATTGCCTGCAGGAATTCTCTTAATGTAGCACctttaaagtttaataatatCCTTAAAGAATTCCTCCAGATTGAGATAGTAGGTATTCAAATCATTAATCATGGTCTTAAAATTCACTTAGTGACTATATATATTCCACCTGATCTGCCTGCACAAATCTATTCTGACATCCTTGAGCTTCTCTCGTCTGACCCTGTCATAGATGCTGGAGCACTGGTACTTTTGGGTGATTTCAATTCTCCGTATTTTTCTGACTCTCTTAATGGTGGTCTGGATATGAAGGCTGACATACTCATTAATTTCTCCCtactaaacaatttaaatcaGTTCAATGATGTTTTGAACATCAATGGTAGAATACTTGACTTAGTGTTTTCATCGGTGGATTGCTTAGTTGTGGAGGAACAATCGCCTGTGGTAAAACTTGATACTTATCATCCGGCGTTGAGGATACTTGTCTCTGCTAGCGTGGTAAGAAATAGATACCCTCTGAAAAAGCCGCtaggtaattataattttcataaaatggACAGATTGCATCTTATATCGGAACTTAAACTTATAAGTTGGGAACCATTACACGATCTTCATTCTCCgaatgaaaaatgtaaatatctTTACAATAGTTTAGATTCGGCATTCTCTAAATCTATACCTAGCATTACTAATCTAACATACAGGCCATCCAAATATCCTCCTTGGTTTACCTCTGACATCATTAATGACTGTAAGGCCAAAGAACAATCTCGTCGTAAACTTAATATGGATAAATCTTATAACAACTCTCAACAATATAAGCATTTCAGAAAAActctaaaagtaaaaattaaatcagcatataataattacataaaacgTACTGAGGATAAACTAATTTCGGATCCCAAGTCATTTTGGAATTATATtaagtctaaaaaaaattgcagtcAATTTCCCAGTAGCTTTTTATTAGATGGTATCTATGTAGATGATTCTGAAATAATTGCTAACTCTTTTGCCAAATTTTTCAGTagtgtatatgaaaaatttgatgatGATGTGTTCTTTTGTCTTACAGTCAATAACAGAGTACTTTTGGGTGGTATTGAGTTACCTACTGAGCTTGATATAATGCGGTGTATAAATAAACTTCCCAATAAAATGTCATCGGGACTAGATGGTATCCCTTGTAAAGTAGTAAAGGATTGTTCCAGTGCATTAATCCTAcctctaaaaattatcttccATGACTGTCTTACTAAGGGTATTTTTCCTGACATGTGGAAAACTTCCAAAGTATGTCCAATTCACAAATCCGGGGATAAGTCACTTATTGATAATTACAGACCTGTCTCAATCATACCTGCATTTGCTAGGatttttgaaatgattttatatgAACATTTACTTTCATACTTTACTCCATATATTACACCTTCACAACATGGCTTCCTGAAGAGAAGGTCTGTGGTAACGAATCTGCTTCCATACACTCAATTTATTTCAGATAATATTTCGAATGGGAAACAGGTTGATGTTATACACACGGACTTCTCTAAAGCCTTTGATAAGGTGGATATTCATATACTTATTGACAAATTAGTAGATCTTGACATCCCCGGACAGCTAGTCAACTTAATGATATCATATCtctcaaatagaaaaaattatgtacttTTTAATGGTTATCTATCTCATGTATTCTATTCAACGTCTGGAGTTCCGCAAGGATCTAATCTTGGTCcgttattgtttattatatttattaatgacgTTGGATTCTTGCTATCGGTTTACATTGATCTATTTGCTGATGATGCCAAGATCTATCATGTCATACGCAATTCCAATGATTGTGAATTCTTACAATATAATCTGAATATATTTGCCAGTTGGTGTATggataataaactttttctaAACAAGACTAAGtgtaaaataatatcatttcACAAATCTaactgtttaattttatttgattacaCTATTGACAGCAAGACTTTAGATAGGGTCCAAACAGTTAATGATCTAGGCATAACTTTTGACTACCAGTTAACTTTCTATGATCATTACACAAATCTTGTACGTTCAACGACTAAAATTCTCGGTTTTGTGATTCGgtcttccaaaaaatttaagaacCTGAATGCCGTTAAAGCCCTTTATATATCACTTGTTAGATCAAGATTAGAATATGCATCTGTAGTGTGGTCACCAACTTATAAAAAGCAAATCAGTCTCATTGAAAAAGTCCAGAGAAAATTCGtcaaatactttttatttaaaaaatatggagTTTATCCTGATAGGGGAAATGATTACCTGGCCATGTGTGCAGAGACAAATCTTTTAACGTTGGAAGAAAGAAGGATCTGTGCTTCTGTACTTATTATGACGAGCATTCTGTCTAATAATATAGAATGTCCCAGATTCCTTGAAATTATACCTATACAAGTACCTCAAAGATTACTACGCTCTGATCAGCTTTTCTATccaccaaaaattaaaaataatttcacttCATCATCACCATTATATAGAATGATTAATGCATGTAACATTATTGTACGTCAAAGTAATAATTTTGACCTGCTTGAGTCTTCTTCATCAATTAGTCCCAGTGCCCTTGCATCACTGGTAGTTAACACTAGATGA
- the LOC123270048 gene encoding uncharacterized protein LOC123270048, translating to MTSFGAKEVREGNFMPTFKVQGQVYHRIGSLMSEPNQKPSFLQIYFVGDECHERDIRCGIYPGVYPELVHQLQKLLYQHNQYLKDFKAAIDSIPKDQKDFKVIINADRKPAGEHKGRFNAPQAKEVAVLIVGQDFEKRDIVLHSRDNKLMRISETHRSYDALQYPLMFCYGEDGYHINISKRDETTKLPLDKTVSASEFYSFRIMERENELTCTQKLRLKDLTIFVTTKKKLRSEEYVHLKDALSKNDEQLSTMGKMVVLPSSFTGGPRYMHERTQDAMTYVRHYGRPDLFITFTCNPKWPEITQLLSEGQQSYDRHDIVARVFNVKVKHMIKLLTVGRIFGDTRCHMYTIEWQKRGLPHVHILLWLEEKMRPESIDQIICAELPDPDINPDLYQIIKTTMVHGPCGSFNLKSPCMVDGKCTKNFPKEFLKETQTGDDGYPKYRRRSPADGGKTFKLNGVEIDNRWIVPYNPVLSHTFGTHVNVESCNSVKAIKYICNYLNKGSDQASFTVQDFDEVTKYQAGRYISSSEAVWRIFRFPIHDRFPSVMHLAVHLENGQRIYFTEQDVIDKKKKGKVVSGYLGVKKDQVLGRVYTVHPGNTECYHLRLLLHEIRGPTSFSALKTVDGVIHPTFQAACRALGLLEDDANWYRTLDEACISDSPYTIRELFAIMLVFCHVDDPSKLWEKYRDYFSEDIKREVERDGGNVELLLDVIYNKCLILLEDIVISMSGKTLLQFGLHSPTQDERFIVTNRQYLRELAYDTVYLTKVVAENVPKLNLEQRKVYNEILNSIISDSGQLYFLDAPGGTGKTFLINLLLAKIRSEKNIAIAVASSGIAATLIDGGKTAHSAFKLPLNLGYSESPLCNISKQSDMAHVLRETKIIIWDECTMAHKNGIEALNRLLKDIRGCDRIMGGVIVLLAGDFRQTLPVVPRGTRADEVKASIKSSILWPSVKVLSLTINMRVHLQPNSKAEEFSKILIDIGDGQIPEEDGRINVSYINCETVPDLITLTDKIYPNIDKAGDNCSSWLKERAILTPTNEQVNCINNFLLEKLPTEQVRYESVDKVLEDEEAVHYPVEFLHTLNPPGIPPHVLQLKIGTPIMLLRNLNPPKLCNGTRLQVKVLHKNVIEAMIFTGKYEGETVFIPRIPLIPSDYHFEFKRLQFPVKVCYAMTINKAQGQSLKMTGIDLRNDCFSHGQLYVACSRVSSPDSLVILQPIGKRRMLYIKKF from the exons CAATATCTTAAGGATTTTAAGGCTGCAATAGATTCAATTCCTAAAGATCAAAAAGACttcaaagtaataattaatgctGACAGAAAACCGGCTGGAGAACATAAGGGCCGTTTTAATGCTCCTCAGGCAAAAGAAGTTGCAGTTCTCATTGTCGGACAGGATTTCGAAAAAAGAGACATTGTTCTTCACAGTAGAGACAATAAGTTGATGCGAATTAGTGAAACACACCGCTCATATGATGCTTTACAATATCCTTTGATGTTCTGTTATGGAGAAGATGGCTATCACATCAATATATCTAAGCGTGACGAGACGACTAAACTGCCTCTCGATAAGACAGTATCTGCTTCAGAATTTTACAGCTTTAGGATTATGGAGCGTGAGAATGAA ttgACATGTACGCAAAAATTGAGACTGAAAGACTTAACTATATTCGTaacaaccaaaaaaaaactgaGAAGTGAGGAATACGTTCACTTGAAAGATGCTTTGTCAAAAAATGATGAACAATTATCAACAATGGGAAAAATGGTTGTGTTGCCTTCTTCTTTTACTGGAGGACCCCGTTACATGCATGAGCGAACTCAAGATGCAATGACCTATGTACGTCATTATGGACGGccagatttatttataacattcACCTGCAATCCTAAGTGGCCGGAAATAACGCAGCTTTTGAGTGAAGGTCAACAGTCTTATGATAGACATGACATCGTAGCGAGGGTTTTCAATGTGAAAGTGAAACATATGATAAAACTTCTTACAGTAGGTCGTATCTTTGGTGACACAAGGTGTCACATGTACACCATAGAATGGCAAAAACGTGGACTCCCTCATGTTCATATTCTATTATGGTTAGAAGAGAAAATGAGACCAGAGTCTATTGACCAAATTATCTGCGCTGAGTTACCTGATCCAGACATAAATCCAGATCTTTATCAAATTATCAAGACAACCATGGTTCACGGTCCATGTGGATCTTTCAACTTAAAATCACCCTGTATGGTTGATGGTAagtgcacaaaaaatttcccaaaggaatttttaaaagaaactcAAACAGGAGATGACGGATATCCCAAGTATCGTAGACGATCACCAGCAGACGGAGGAAAAACTTTCAAACTTAACGGAGTTGAAATCGACAACCGATGGATAGTGCCGTACAATCCCGTTCTATCCCATACCTTCGGGACTCATGTTAATGTTGAGAGTTGTAACTCCGTAAAAGCCATAAAATACatctgtaattatttaaataaaggaTCTGACCAAGCATCGTTTACCGTTCAGGATTTTGATGAGGTGACGAAGTACCAGGCGGGACGTTACATCAGTAGCTCTGAAGCAGTCTGGCGAATATTTCGTTTTCCTATTCATGACAGGTTTCCTTCGGTGATGCATCTTGCTGTACATCTTGAAAATGgtcaaagaatttattttactgagcAAGATGTGATTGACAAA AAGAAAAAAGGTAAGGTTGTTTCAGGTTATTTAGGAGTCAAGAAAGATCAAGTTTTAGGTAGAGTTTATACCGTGCATCCCGGAAATACTGAATGTTATCACCTGCGTCTTCTCCTACATGAGATTCGAGGTCCTACATCATTTTCTGCTTTGAAAACTGTTGATGGAGTGATTCATCCAACATTTCAAGCAGCATGTAGAGCACTTGGTCTTCTAGAAGATGACGCTAATTGGTATCGCACTCTGGATGAAGCTTGCATCTCTGATTCGCCCTACACGATCCGTGAGCTGTTTGCCATTATGTTAGTTTTTTGTCATGTTGACGACCCATCGAAATTATGGGAGAAATATCGAGATTATTTTTCAGAAGATATTAAGAGAGAGGTAGAACGAGACGGTGGAAATGTTGAGCTGTTACTTGACGTTATTTACAACAAATGTCTCATACTACTTGAAGATATTGTTATATCAATGTCTGGAAAAACACTTCTTCAGTTCGGCCTCCACTCTCCAACCCAAGATGAAAGGTTTATTGTCACTAATCGTCAATATTTGCGTGAATTGGCTTACGACACCGTCTATTTAACTAAAGTTGTAGCTGAAAATGTTCCTAAATTAAATCTAGAACAGAGAAAAGTttacaatgaaattttaaattcgattATATCTGATTCTGGGCAGTTGTATTTTCTTGATGCTCCAGGTGGTACTGGAAAAAcgtttttaatcaatttactGCTTGCGAAAATCAGGAGTGAAAAAAACATCGCTATAGCCGTTGCTTCTTCAGGAATTGCTGCGACTTTGATAGACGGAGGTAAAACAGCTCACTCTGCCTTTAAATTACCTCTCAATTTAGGTTATTCTGAGTCTCCACTTTGTAACATCTCTAAACAGAGTGATATGGCTCATGTGCTGCgagaaacaaaaattattatctgggACGAATGCACTATGGCTCACAAAAATGGTATTGAAGCTCTAAACAGATTGCTCAAAGATATTAGAGGTTGCGACCGAATTATGGGAGGAGTAATTGTTCTCTTGGCCGGTGATTTTAGACAAACTTTGCCTGTTGTGCCACGAGGAACACGTGCAGATGAAGTTAAAGCCTCTATTAAGTCATCAATTTTATGGCCTTCGGTCAAAGTTTTATCTTTGACTATCAATATGCGTGTTCATCTTCAGCCAAATTCGAAAGCAGAAGAGTTTTCAAAAATACTGATTGATATAGGTGATGGCCAAATTCCGGAAGAAGACGGAAGAATAAACGTGTCCTATATTAATTGTGAAACTGTCCCAGATTTAATCACCTTGACTGACAAAATATACCCGAATATTGACAAAGCTGGCGATAATTGTAGTTCATGGTTAAAGGAGAGAGCCATCCTCACACCAACCAATGAACAAGTCAATTGTATTAACAACTTTTTGCTGGAGAAACTGCCAACTGAGCAAGTAAGATATGAATCGGTGGACAAAGTACTGGAGGATGAAGAAGCTGTCCACTATCCTGTTGAATTCTTACACACACTCAATCCACCAGGGATACCACCTCATGTTCTTCAACTCAAGATTGGCACTCCAATAATGTTGCTCCGCAATTTAAATCCGCCAAAATTATGTAATGGTACCAGGCTTCAAGTCAAGGTCTTACACAAAAATGTCATTGAAGCCATGATTTTCACCGGAAAATATGAAGGAGAAACTGTATTCATTCCAAGGATCCCTCTGATTCCATCAGATTACCACTTCGAATTTAAACGTCTGCAATTTCCTGTCAAAGTTTGTTATGCCATGACGATTAACAAGGCACAAGGGCAGAGTTTAAAGATGACTGGTattgatttaagaaatgactgtTTCTCTCATGGCCAACTATACGTGGCATGCTCAAGAGTAAGTTCACCTGACAGCTTGGTCATTCTTCAACCAATAGGAAAACGAAGAATGTTGTATATAAAGAagttttaa